Within the Spirochaetota bacterium genome, the region ATCACGCAGTGGATTAACACTGCCCTTTATGTGATACACCGAATCATCATTGAATGCGCGCACAACAATGCACAGTGCATCCATTGTTACAATATTGCTGAAGATGCTTCCTTCCCTGATCATTTCATCTGTTACATCACCAACAAGGGTAATATTAATGGTAGCAGGTGCTGTCTTTTTTGGCTTGTAGTGTTTCACAAGTGTGGTAAAACGGCTATCCTGTATTGTTGCAACGCCTACCCCTTTTTTTACATCAAATGAGTTATTGGTTAAAAGCGTAAGTAATGTTTTTTTGCCGCTCTGCGGGTAGCCTACTATTCCTAATGATAAAGCCATAGTAAAAAAATCTCCCGTACTAAATATAGTAGGGGCGAACTACCATTCGCCCCTACAGGATATATTGTTATCACACATTAAATTTTTATCAATAAATCATGATATCTTAAAGAATGACACCATTTCTTTTAACTTGACAGCTAACTGTTCAACCCCTGCAGCGTTTGCAGACATCTCTTCGGCTGCACCTGCATTGCTCTGCGACAGCTCATTGATAGTGCTGATAGATTGAGATATTTCATTAATAGCAACACGCTGCTCTTGTGTTGCATTCTTAATTTCTTCGGATCCAATTTGTACATCTGCAATCATCCCCTGTACCTTTGTATTGATAGCAAGCTGTTCTTTCATCTCTGCTGCAACCTGCTCAATGCGGCTAGAAATATCTTTAACGCCATTAATAATAAAACCTATTGTTTGAATTGCCTGAGTAATGTTATGTGTACCTTTTGCCATTTCAGTGCTGTTTTGTTTTATCAGGCCATCAATTTCTTTTATACTGAGTGCAGTCTGTTCTGCAAGTTTTGAAATTTCATCAGCAACAACTGCAAACCCGCGGCCAAAGTCACCTGCGCGTGCTGCCTCAATTGCGGCATTAAGAGATAAAAGATTAATCTGCTCAGAAATATCATTAATAATTTTAACAATATTTTTCATATCATCAGAACTCTTTGATAGCACCTGCATGGTTGCATTCATCTGGTTTAATGACTGGCTTCCCTCACGCGAACGCTCAGCAATAAGTTCAACCTCTTTCACCGAAGCGTTCATTGTATCAGCAACTGTCTCTATGGTCTGTGACAGGTTCTTCAACAAATTTATAAGTGATGATAAACTCTGGTTTTGGCTATCAGCACGCTTTGCAACATTTTCCATTCCAGCTGCTATCTCTTCAACAGTTGCGGATATCTCTTCAACTGTTGATGCTTCGTTTTGCACATTGTCAGTAAATGAGCTAATTGCCTGCGACATCTGCGTGGATGAGGACGCCAGTTCATCAGCAATTTGAATAATATGAGCTATCGCCCCACGCAATTCACTGATGAGCTTGTTAACTGCTGCTGATAATATACCCACTTCATCGCCTTTAATAACAGAAAGGCTTTGTGTTAAATCCCCTCGTGCTACACTATTCAACACCTCTCGCGCTATTTGCAATGGTTCTAAGTGCCGTTTAACATTTCTATATAAAATAACAGTTGCAATCACACACCAGAATAATCCTATACCCAATGATAACAATGCCAAAAGTTTTGAATATTCATTCATTTCGGATTTGGGAATGCTTGCAATCAACAAAAATCCTGATTTACTTTTAGTGCAGTATCCAAATTTATCGTCGTTTCCAAATTTATACGAAACGAATTCATTAGGGTTATCATATAACTTTTTTCCCCATTCATAATTCAAAAGAGAATCATTGGTAACATCGCGATAAGGATGAGCAAAGCCAGCACCATCCTGATAGGCAAGAAATATATATCCAGTTTTCCCAATTAGTGCATCAGCCAGTATTAATTTTTTTAACGCATCAATTGCTATAAGGGCTGCATACATTCTTCCATTTATGGTGTCACCAACAACAAAATATGGAAGTTTATCTTTTTCCATCACAACAGGTTTTGAAACAAAGCTTTTTTTGTCTTCAAAATATTTAATCGCTGTAATAGCTTTTTGAAAAACACTGTCATATTTACCACTGCCAGATATAATCACGTTTCCGTTATCCAAAATGGCACAGTCGGAATATATTTTTCGTAAAGAAACTACCCTATTAATTGTATTCCGGTCAGGGAATGCTGCTATCATTCTACAATCGTTTTGCGTATATTCTATAAAGTTATCTAACTTATTGCCAGTTTGCTTGGAAATAACATCAATAGTATGAGAATACATTTTCTGCATGTAATTATGCGACAGCAATATACCAAATGTTACCAGCATGATAACAAGAAGCACATTGACAATACTTGCTGAACCAGTAAGGATAGGTATTAATGAACCAAATGCCGTCACTGGTTTACCGCTTATGGTGTCCCTAACATCATCAAATAATCCTTGCTGTGTTAATGCATTGATTGTTTTTGGAATAAAATATGTACCAAATACCAAAGAAACAGCAATGGATAAAATTCCACCAAACCACAAATATAAAAGCTGATCAAACGTTAGACCATACAACAAAGCACTGGTAATGCTGAAAACAGCAAGGCCTATAATCCACTGGGCAATAAGACCCAATGAAAACATTACCACTGCACTGCTCAGACGTTCCTTTAATATCAGCGCATGCTTTTCAGAAAAGTTAGCTCCTTTTGCTTTTGCAGTAAAATACCACCTGAAAGGTGCAAATAAAAATTGATACCAATAATAGGTCATAACTGCAACTGCTACAAACACAATGAATCCTGGAACAATAACAACCTGAAGATTTGAAAAGCTTATCTCAGTTTTCCAGATGAAAAACAAAACAGTAAGCGGTGCACCAATTACTGCCGACAGTGCATTACCGTGTATCAACATATCATAATAAAATCGGCGGTAGGTTTTTATATAATCCATAATTGCCTCGTGATGTGTAAAATTTGACAAAAGTTTTACCAATAAAAAAAATATAAACGTTATAAGAGATCAATAATTAAAGAGAAGAATTTCTGAAGCTATAATCAGTGTAGCACTTTGTTCCCAAAAATTATTAAAAATTTGGGATGAGTGGACGTTTTTTTATTTGTATCGTTTACGAATTTATGAGGTTTTTAAGATTTTCTTTGTTCTTAGTGCCCATTTTTTCAAGTATTGGCCACAATTTCACTACTAGACGTGGAAAAACCATAATAAACCGTGTTACAAATCCCTGTGATGCGGGGACTACAATCTCAGGTTTTTTTGTATGCAAAGCTTTCACAACAGCCTTTGCCACATCTTCAGGCTTCTGCGGTTTACTTAAAAAAGTAAGAGGCGAACCACCATGTGTTGCCTCATACTGCAGCATTGGCGTATTCACTGAATCAGGAAATACCGTAGCAACATGTATCTTCTTTTTTAATTCTATATGCAATGTCAAAAACAAACCGCGCAGTGCAAATTTAGTTGCAGTGTAAATTGAGCTATACGTTTCTGGCACTATTCCAGCAAGTGAAGCGATAGTTACTATTGCGGGCCTTTTACTTTTTTTCAAATATGGTAATGCTTCAAAGGTACAATAAATTGGACCCATACAATTAACCTGTATTTGGCGATTAATTTCTTCATACGAGGTATTCTCAAAAAGATTTGGTTCTATTATTCCAGCATTATTCACAAGAATATCAATACCACCATATTTTTTTATTACTTTTGCAATCATTGATTTTACTGATTTGATATCAGTTATATCACAGTCTATTGCATACACACTATCGCCATACTGTTTCTGCATATCAGCAAGCGCTTTTTTATTTATATCAACAAGCACGCATGTTATTTTTTCCCTTACAAATTGGGCAGTTATTGCTCTTCCAATACCA harbors:
- a CDS encoding methyl-accepting chemotaxis protein, which produces MDYIKTYRRFYYDMLIHGNALSAVIGAPLTVLFFIWKTEISFSNLQVVIVPGFIVFVAVAVMTYYWYQFLFAPFRWYFTAKAKGANFSEKHALILKERLSSAVVMFSLGLIAQWIIGLAVFSITSALLYGLTFDQLLYLWFGGILSIAVSLVFGTYFIPKTINALTQQGLFDDVRDTISGKPVTAFGSLIPILTGSASIVNVLLVIMLVTFGILLSHNYMQKMYSHTIDVISKQTGNKLDNFIEYTQNDCRMIAAFPDRNTINRVVSLRKIYSDCAILDNGNVIISGSGKYDSVFQKAITAIKYFEDKKSFVSKPVVMEKDKLPYFVVGDTINGRMYAALIAIDALKKLILADALIGKTGYIFLAYQDGAGFAHPYRDVTNDSLLNYEWGKKLYDNPNEFVSYKFGNDDKFGYCTKSKSGFLLIASIPKSEMNEYSKLLALLSLGIGLFWCVIATVILYRNVKRHLEPLQIAREVLNSVARGDLTQSLSVIKGDEVGILSAAVNKLISELRGAIAHIIQIADELASSSTQMSQAISSFTDNVQNEASTVEEISATVEEIAAGMENVAKRADSQNQSLSSLINLLKNLSQTIETVADTMNASVKEVELIAERSREGSQSLNQMNATMQVLSKSSDDMKNIVKIINDISEQINLLSLNAAIEAARAGDFGRGFAVVADEISKLAEQTALSIKEIDGLIKQNSTEMAKGTHNITQAIQTIGFIINGVKDISSRIEQVAAEMKEQLAINTKVQGMIADVQIGSEEIKNATQEQRVAINEISQSISTINELSQSNAGAAEEMSANAAGVEQLAVKLKEMVSFFKIS
- a CDS encoding SDR family oxidoreductase: MEKQVAIITGAAGGIGRAITAQFVREKITCVLVDINKKALADMQKQYGDSVYAIDCDITDIKSVKSMIAKVIKKYGGIDILVNNAGIIEPNLFENTSYEEINRQIQVNCMGPIYCTFEALPYLKKSKRPAIVTIASLAGIVPETYSSIYTATKFALRGLFLTLHIELKKKIHVATVFPDSVNTPMLQYEATHGGSPLTFLSKPQKPEDVAKAVVKALHTKKPEIVVPASQGFVTRFIMVFPRLVVKLWPILEKMGTKNKENLKNLINS